The proteins below come from a single Etheostoma spectabile isolate EspeVRDwgs_2016 chromosome 4, UIUC_Espe_1.0, whole genome shotgun sequence genomic window:
- the rdh5 gene encoding retinol dehydrogenase 5: MDMQFVYDLLGENAWSSISATFVVLWIIVWLYRDSLQIKDISNKYVFVTGCDSGFGNLLCKNLDRRGFHVLAGCLTEKGADDLKRVSGPYLKTILLDVTNEDSIRKAMEWTKTEVGDKGLWGIVNNAGCSLPMGPSEWMRVEDFHRILRVNMNGVIAMTMTFLPLIKKARGRIVNVASVLGRVAANGGGYCISKFAVESFSDCIRRDINYFGINVCIIEPGFFKTAVTSLEPLEKELHRLWNQLSPEVKASYGDKYLDKYIKVQRLIMNAVCDTDLTKVTSCMEHALTAAHPRTRYSPGWDAKLLWIPLSYMPACVVDIGLKLVLPRPSMSV, translated from the exons ATGGATATGCAGTTTGTCTACGACCTTTTAGG GGAAAATGCTTGGTCATCCATCAGTGCTACCTTTGTCGTGTTGTGGATTATTGTGTGGCTGTACCGAGACAGCCTGCAGATTAAAGACATCTCCAACAAGTATGTTTTTGTGACCGGCTGCGACTCGGGCTTTGGAAACCTGCTATGTAAGAATCTCGACCGTAGGGGTTTCCATGTGCTGGCTGGCTGTCTAACAGAAAAGGGAGCTGATGACCTGAAAAGAGTGTCTGGGCCTTATTTAAAGACTATCCTGCTGGATGTGACCAATGAGGACAGCATCCGGAAAGCCATGGAGTGGACCAAGACTGAGGTTGGCGATAAGG gaCTTTGGGGTATTGTGAACAATGCTGGATGCTCATTACCCATGGGTCCTTCCGAGTGGATGAGAGTGGAGGATTTCCATAGGATACTGAGAGTCAACATGAATGGAGTGATTGCCATGACGATGACCTTCCTGCCTCTCATCAAAAAGGCTCGCGGCCGTATTGTGAATGTGGCATCAGTGCTGGGCAGGGTAGCTGCAAACGGTGGTGGATACTGCATCTCCAAGTTTGCAGTGGAGTCTTTCTCTGACTGCATCCG GAGAGATATCAACTACTTTGGAATCAATGTGTGCATCATTGAGCCAGGCTTTTTCAAGACCGCAGTGACAAGCCTGGAACCCCTCGAGAAGGAGCTGCATcgcctgtggaaccagctcagCCCTGAAGTAAAAGCCAGCTATGGAGACAAGTACCTTGATAAAT ACATCAAGGTGCAGCGATTGATCATGAACGCTGTCTGCGACACCGACCTCACCAAAGTGACCAGCTGCATGGAGCACGCTCTGACTGCTGCCCACCCACGCACCAGATACAGCCCCGGCTGGGACGCCAAGCTTCTCTGGATCCCCCTCTCGTACATGCCTGCCTGTGTCGTTGACATCGGGCTGAAGCTGGTGCTGCCTCGTCCTTCAATGAGCGTGTaa